A stretch of Campylobacter showae DNA encodes these proteins:
- a CDS encoding MoaD/ThiS family protein, producing the protein MIEIEFLGPIKMNNLKLEAANLSEVKEKLGEYAQLGEWLKICAVAVNDEIASSLEAPLKDGDKISILPPVCGG; encoded by the coding sequence ATGATAGAAATCGAGTTTTTGGGCCCGATAAAGATGAATAATTTAAAGCTGGAAGCGGCAAATTTAAGCGAAGTAAAAGAAAAACTAGGCGAATACGCGCAGCTCGGCGAGTGGCTAAAAATCTGCGCCGTCGCCGTAAACGACGAGATCGCAAGCTCTCTTGAGGCGCCGCTAAAAGACGGGGATAAAATTTCCATTTTACCGCCGGTTTGCGGAGGTTAA